The Diceros bicornis minor isolate mBicDic1 chromosome 22, mDicBic1.mat.cur, whole genome shotgun sequence DNA segment CCCTCTCCCTACCTTCCCCAGAACCACCACACCCTTGATGTTAGCTGATGTTTCCACTAAACTGTAGGGCCTATAAAGAAATTCTGCTTTGTAGGTGTGAAGACAGATGTCTGTGAAGTAACTTAGAATTATTAGAAGGGCTACACATCTAGAAGGCACTTAAGGGAGTTCTAGAACCTTCTCAGAGTCTCATATCCCAAGTTTGATTGGGGCTGCCCTGACATATCTGAAACAAATAATCAGATCTGCAGAAAATATCTGTACACTTCATCTTGTAAAGTGGATCAGTCTATCAGCACACCTTTGGATTCAGGGACTATTGAAGCAATTTggttcttcttaaaaataaaagcactatTTGGTACTATATATGTCAATATAGTCATAAAGAGTGCAGACCTTTTTTGTACTCTTCTTTTTTGTAGATTTCAGTTTCTTTAGCTGtacaatggggataaaaataataatacctgtGGTACAGGGTTGCTCCCATAGTGAATGTTGAACTTCTATAATGATGCCTGGCACATTATCACTCAAAAAATGGGAGCTGCTacaatgatgacaatgatgattcCTTAATTTCTACACATTCCTCTTCTCCCCGCCTCTCAGCACCCACACATATTCCCAAGTAAACATGGATAAACTATTAATCTGGCCAGAGAGAGAATAAGTTTCTTAGCAGAGAACCTGACATTAAATGTATTTCCAGGCAGCTTGGTTAGAGTCAGGAATGCAGTGGGAGTTTTATTGTCGTTTTTGGCCTGATACCTCTAGCAGAAAGTGAGTTCTTTGATTATGACTCCTACCATTGGTTAGCAGTTTTCACAAAGATCCTGAGCTCAagggaatttatattttattctgtgaATTTAAAATTATGGACTACAGAAGATAGAACCCAAGTGATTTTGGGTCTTTCAAGAATGTAGAGTAACTGGCATGTCTTCCCTTTCGCCCTCTCCTCCGTAGGTTAACCTCAGAGCCACAGACGTCAGGCTCATGCGCCAGTTGCTTGTTATCAATGAGAGCATTGAGTCCATCAAGTGGATGATTGAAGAGAAAGCCACCATTACCAGCCGAGGCAGCAGTCTCAGTGGCAGCCTGTGCAGTTTATTGGAGAGTCAGAGCACCTCCTTACGTGGCAGCTACAATAGCCTACACGATGGCAGTGATGGGCTGGATGGCATCTCCGTGGGGAGCTATCTGGACACTTTGGCAGATGATGTCCCAGGCCATCAGACCCCCTCAGACTTGGACCAACTCAGTGACAGCTCCATAATAGAAGACTCACAGGCACTGCACAAGCGTCCCAAATTGGATTCTCAATACTACTGCTTTGGCTGATGACCTGGTTTTCTGCATGGGATTGGTGTGCAATTAACTTgtatttatctttcttctccGCTGCTATATttttggtgtgatttttttttttttatatgacaACCTTTTTAAAAGAAGCTTATTTTGAAACTGCTTGATGGTATTTCTGTTGCTCCTAATATTTCTCATCTGGACTGACTTATCTTTCTTTCTTAcatctctgtttttatttattaaaatgatttttctcccttcttttacATTGGCACAAACAAAGTAGGGGGAAAAGAATAAGCAATAATTctgattttgcttttgttttcagaGCAAGGGGTCAGGGATTACAAGAAAAACTTTGCTAAATCTTACAATAAACCAAAGTCTGATAACAATTTTGTTGTTTGTATTCTTAAATGATTCAAAGTTTCATCTTCCAGAAGATATGCAGGTTTATTACTGTTTGTATATTAGGTTGAACAAAATGCTTGGGACAAATTTAGGCATTATTTCTAGGCAACGACTTCCTAGTGTAAAATCAACAATACTATTAGTCACACACTTCTCATGACAATCATTTGGAAGTCTCAACTATATGCAATCTGTTCAGTTCAACTTGGTGTTCATACTGTAGATCAGCATTTTGTCATCAGTGATTCTAACTCAAACTGTAGACTAAGTTGTGagacaatatatatgattctccCAAATTTCAAAGAGTAATTGAGATTAGGTATGAAGGTGATTAGAGGTTAAGGTGTCCTAAATTTAATTGTATTTTGAGATTTTGTTGACATTTACTTGTATGCATTTTGCAATTCTGATAGGATACATAAAAACGTAGATGCATACATATGGATAGATTGATCAATAGTGGGAAGCAGAATCACTATTCATTTATGAAATCTAATATATCTTTTCATCCTGGGATGGATAAATAATCTCTTACTTTTCTGAAATGACATCTGAAAATATAACTCATGTAGTGAACAAACATTTAGTTTTGATGTAATAATATTAATCCTCCACATTTCTTTTACCTTGATGATTCCTAGTGAGTGAATCCATTGAGATTTCAAACTGTTCTTTGTAGTGATGTTTCTGCActaaacattttataatataaatcaaAAAGTATTCCTatttataacagaaaaatatcCATACTTAAGAAATGGTTTCCCCCAAATTTCCTTTGTTATTATATACCTATTAGACACTTGTCAAATGTATTGTTTGTTTctaagacatatatatatatcattcaaTTTCCAATTAAAATCTACAAGGTCTACATTTTACACTAGTCCTTTCTCATAAATTGCTTGACATAATCGTCATCACAACAATTTCAGGATGTGGGGATTGACTCCCTTCTATGTTTGAGGTGAGGCACATAGCAGCTAGGTAACTGGGTCAAATCCCCAGTGAGTgtcaaagctgggatttgaacttgggTCTGTCTTATTCCTAACAATAACATTCAGTAGCCCCTTTGGTGCCTATTGAACTTAAATAATAAAGTGTAGATGAGAAAGCAAATATAAGTCCATGACAAAAAAAGTGACCAACTATTTTCCTTCCAGTTAGTGGGACCTGCATTTTCTAATACTGAGCTTTCTGAGCCCTCCCTAAAATCCATGTCCGGAGTCAGTTCTGTGCCTATAGTGAATCATGGCATTGGCTACTTGTGGATCATTCCTCATATATTTCCACCTTTCTGCTTACTTTTACTTTCAACTCAGTAAAGACTGTTTCATTGactattttgtttggttttaatcTAGAATTAAATCAAGCAATTTTTAGCACAGATTGTTTACCAGATTAAAATCCAAGAGTATGCATTATGACCTAGCAGAGAAAACATGCTTAGAACCAAGACCAATGCATTTCAAATAAAGCGTAATGAAATATGTAACCATATGTCTACAGCATTGCAAGAAGAACATCCCCAACAAGAGGGAAGTGGGCAGACAGCAGGAGTATAAGAGACATCAAGGGCAAATTCTAACTCCTTCAAAACCCAGCATTTGCCTAAAACAAgccaggcacatgaaagatgatTTCTATCCTTAGCTCACAGTTTCAGATTGTAATTCAACCtggcaaatttctttttttacatcCTTCTTTTCCCAATCAGCTTGCCCTGCTATTTGTCCATCCCATACCCTCTATAAATTTCCCCTCtgtagaaatgaaatgaaaaagccTAACAGTATAATATGAAAGAAGTGTGTGAAATAGTTTTCATTTATACATTGTATTTTAAGGGACCTGTAATGAACGTTGGCAGAATACTTGAGGAGAATTGTTTTGGCTCTATGAGTTTCCATATTTCATCTGCTCTACAGTtatgcttttgtgttttttttgcaaAAGATACCAAATAGAGAGTCTATGATTTACATATATGGAGTCACAACAATGTTTTGATAGTTGATTTTACTAAGAGGATGGGAATATGTAAACAACACTAATTACTAACATATTCATTAGTCTCAAgggaatgaatgcattttcaactAAAGAATCCTCATAACTAATCTCTGACCCGGAGCATTTGATATTTGATCTCTGTCAGCACCATGAGGAAATGGGGTAAAAAGTTAAAGCAAAACTGCCTTTCAAACTATTCTGACTGCACTGAGTTGCATTCTCCCAGAAAAATGGAATTTTCCTCAATTACATTAATGTCTCCATATTTATGGACTTGTCTGTCTTGTACTCAGAGGGAGATAATTGGAGGTAGAGAATTTAGACAATTTAAAACTAGTACATTTTGGGGGTTTTGCAAATAAAGGAACTCTAGATGACCAAGTTAGAAGTCTTAACTAACTTCAAAGAAATCTCAATATTTATACTACCAGTCAGCCCCAAATTGCATAGCATAAAGTCTTAAGTATTCGTCATCGCTGAGAAATGCAATGAGGATTCTTTGCTGTTGGATGGATTATAAAGGCACTTGGAGCTCCATGAATAACTTCAATCAGGCATTTGTATCTCCAACTCCATCAAAACACAATCAGCTCCATGATGCCAAAATAAATGGTTATTTTGAGGTCCTCGTCTTACTGATATCTCAGCAGCAGTGGGCACATTTTATCACTCCTTTCTTCAAAGACTGTCTTCGTTTGGCTTCCAGGACATCACTCTCCCTTGGATACCCTCATTCATCACTGCCTGCTGTTAGCATACTCTTTTGCTGGTTTCTCGTCATATTCCTGACATCCAAATACAAGAGTGCATCTCAATTATGAcatcatttttcttctaaaatggcTCCTCTGGAGATTTCATCCAGTTCCACAGCTTTAAATGTCACCTACATGCTGAGATTCCTGAAAGTATATCTCTAGCCCTAATCTCTCCCCTGAATTCCAGTCTCTCATGTCCATCTGACCCCAAAGCATCTCTACGTGATATTTGATAAGCATCTCAATCTAAACATATCCAAAACTGAAATTTTGCTTGTTCTGTAATCTTTCCCAGTTCAGTAAATGTGCCTCCACTCATCAAATGCTAAGCCTGAATCTTTGAAGTCATTCTGAattgttctctttctctcacagcaCATCCAACTTGTCATGCAAATCATATGAGCTCTACCTTAGAAATGTGTCCAGAATGAGCTACAAATTCTCACCCTACCACTGGTACCACTCTAATCCAAGTCAGCATCACTTTTCCCAGGACTACTGCAATAGCCCTGTCTTGTCTCTTTGCTTCCACCCTTACCTTCTTGCAGTTAGTATTCAACATAGCAATCAGAGGAATCTTTTAAGATACGAATCAGACTTTTTCCAACCTCTGTTCTATCTCCAAGTATAATCCAAATCTTTACTGTAGACTATAAAATCCTATGCAATCTGTCACCTTTCTGCCTGTCTGACCTCA contains these protein-coding regions:
- the LURAP1L gene encoding leucine rich adaptor protein 1-like; amino-acid sequence: MEDSPLPDLRDIELKLGRKVPESLVRSLRGEEPVPLERDRDTGGGSGGGGGGCSSSSSSCSFPPSLSSSSSSSPTSGSPRRSHSSALERLETKLHLLRQEMVNLRATDVRLMRQLLVINESIESIKWMIEEKATITSRGSSLSGSLCSLLESQSTSLRGSYNSLHDGSDGLDGISVGSYLDTLADDVPGHQTPSDLDQLSDSSIIEDSQALHKRPKLDSQYYCFG